In Candidatus Hydrogenedentota bacterium, a genomic segment contains:
- a CDS encoding vitamin B12 dependent methionine synthase — MDAPDCFIVLDEMEVSLKEEVLLPRLHADKDSVFLDDIRVLAAAASACARPKGLFKLAALHAVDERTIMIDDVLFESRILVKNLSERGRAFPFLATCGTELEDWSCGLTDPMHQYWADVIKELFLEAALQQLQTRCQALFGSGPLASMNPGSLEDWPITEQRPLFSLFGEKAGALEISLSEEMLMFPIKSLSGLWFETTEDFKNCQLCPRERCEKRRAPYDAVKRDRLLH; from the coding sequence ATGGATGCGCCGGATTGTTTCATCGTCTTAGATGAAATGGAAGTGAGCCTTAAAGAAGAAGTGTTGCTGCCTCGGCTGCACGCCGATAAAGACTCGGTTTTTCTTGACGATATCCGCGTCCTTGCAGCGGCAGCCTCGGCATGTGCGCGCCCTAAAGGACTCTTTAAATTGGCCGCTCTTCATGCAGTTGATGAACGCACAATCATGATTGATGATGTCCTTTTCGAGAGCCGCATTCTTGTGAAAAATCTCAGCGAGCGGGGGCGTGCTTTCCCTTTTCTTGCCACGTGCGGCACTGAATTGGAAGACTGGTCGTGCGGTCTCACCGATCCGATGCATCAGTATTGGGCGGATGTGATAAAGGAACTTTTTTTGGAAGCTGCCTTGCAGCAGCTGCAGACGCGCTGTCAAGCTTTATTCGGTTCCGGTCCCCTTGCCTCTATGAACCCCGGATCGCTGGAAGATTGGCCGATCACCGAGCAGCGCCCGCTTTTTTCTTTGTTTGGAGAGAAGGCGGGGGCATTGGAAATTTCCTTGTCGGAAGAGATGCTCATGTTCCCTATCAAATCCCTTTCCGGGCTGTGGTTCGAGACAACGGAAGACTTTAAGAATTGTCAGCTGTGTCCCCGTGAAAGATGTGAGAAGCGGCGCGCCCCTTATGACGCGGTTAAACGGGACCGTTTGCTGCACTAA